One Gadus chalcogrammus isolate NIFS_2021 chromosome 4, NIFS_Gcha_1.0, whole genome shotgun sequence DNA segment encodes these proteins:
- the LOC130380461 gene encoding E3 ubiquitin-protein ligase TRIM39-like, giving the protein MACANAPWSEENFSCSICLDVFSSPVSTPCGHNFCRTCITKYWDEQVKYKCPVCNELFNTRPDLRVNILFSEMVHRFGTSVRVKEHPCVEPAEVPCDVCTGTQLKAVKSCLVCFTSYCQTHLEPHQRVARLQKHRLVEPMDRLEDRMCMKHDRLLELFCQTEQVCVCQYCTETDHKSHPVVPLKEEYEVKTAQLGKIEADVQQMIQERQKNIQEIKDTAKRNKADADREIAHGVQVLTALMRCIEKCQDDLNQMVKERLKSTEKQAEDIIKELEQEIEDLTNRSSEVKQLSQTKDHLHFLQAFRSLKNPPPTRDWTTVEVRPPSYVGTLRRSLDQLEETLNMEMKMLRDAELKRVQQYEVDVTLDPDTAHPCLILSEDGKQVHDGNVKKELPDNPKRFTKNVHVLTRQSFSSGRFYFEVKVKDKTGWCLGVARESIHRIGEIIETPETGYWTLYYNKVVLVFNDTPDVRLPLRAELQKVGVFVDYDEGLVSFYDVEARVHLYSATGCSFTEPLYPILCPCDHEFGINSAPLIISPVNQTD; this is encoded by the coding sequence ATGGCCTGTGCAAACGCTccctggtctgaagagaacttttcatgttctatctgcctggatgtgttcagcagtcCAGTTTCCActccatgtggacacaacttctgcagaacctgtattacaaagtactgggatgaacaagtcaagtacaaatgtCCCGTTTGTAACGAGCTTTTCAACACAAGACCTGATTTACGGGTCAATATCCTCTTTTCAGAGATGGTTCATCGGTTTGGAACGTCCGTACGAGTAAAAGAGCatccttgtgttgaaccagcagaagttccctgtgatgTCTGTAccgggacccagctgaaggctgtgaagtcctgcctagtgtgttttacctcttactgccaaacccacctggagccacatcagagagtcgctcGCCTgcagaaacatcggctggtcgagcctatggaccgtctggaagacaggatgtgtatgaaacacgaccgacttctggagctcttctgccagactgaacaggtgtgtgtgtgtcagtattgcacagagacagaccacaagtcccatcctgttgtacctctaaaggaggaatatgaagtgaagacggcccagctggggaagatagaggctgatgttcagcagatgatccaggagagacaaaaaaatattcaggagattaaagacacagcTAAACGCAACAAAgcagatgcagacagagagatagctcatggtgtgcaggtcctcacAGCTCTGATGCGCTGTattgaaaagtgccaggatgatctcaaccaaatggttaaagagagactgaaatccacagagaaacaagctgaagacatcatcaaagagctggagcaggaaatagaagatctgaccaatagaagctcagaggtgaagcagctctcacagactaaagaccacctccacttcctccaggccttcagatccctgaagaatcctccacccaccagggactggacgacggtggaggtccgtcctccgtcatacgtagggaccttgaggagatccctggatcagctggaggagacactgaacatggagatgaagatgctgcgtgatgctgaacttaagagggtccagcagtatgaagtagatgtgactctggatcctgatacagctcatccctgtctcatcctgtctgaggatgggaaacaagtacatgatggaaATGTGAAGAAGgaactcccagacaaccctaagagatttacaaaGAATGTACatgttctcacgaggcagagcttctcctcagggagattttactttgaggtcaaggttaaagacaagactggatggtgtttaggagtggccagagagtccatccaCAGAATAGGTGAGATCATAGAgacccctgagacgggttacTGGACTCTTTACTACAACAAGGTTGTGTTGGTATTTAATGATACCCCtgatgtccgtctccctctgagagctgagctccagaaggtgggggtgtttgttgattatgatgagggtctggtctccttctatgatgttgaagccagggttcatctctactctgctactggctgctcCTTtactgagcctctctatccaatcCTCTGCCCATGTGATCATGAATTTGGTataaactctgcccccctgatcatctcacctgtcaatcaaacagactag
- the LOC130380459 gene encoding E3 ubiquitin-protein ligase TRIM39-like — protein sequence MASAITSWSEENFSCSICLDVLCSPVSTPCGHNFCRTCITKYWDEQVKYKCPVCNKLFDTRPDLQVNTLLSEMVDRFGTSVRVREQPYVEPAEVPCDVCTGTQLKAVKSCLECFMSFCQTHLEPHQRVTVLKKHRLAEPMDRLEDRMCKIHDRLLELFCQTEQVCVCQFCTGGDHRSHPVVPLKEEYEVKMAQLGKIEAEVQQMIQERQNNIQEIKDKIKCSKADADREIADGVQVITALMRCIERCQDDLNQMVKERLKSTEKQAEDLIKELEQEIEDLTNRSSEVKQLSHTKDHLHFLQAFRSLKDPPPTRDWTTVEVRPPSYVGILRRSLDQLEETLSMEMMKLHDTELKIVQQYEVDVTLDPDTAQPRLILSEDGRQVHDGCVERKLLDNPKRFTKQLCVLTRQSFSSGRFYFEVKVKDKTGWGLGVVRESINRNSFIIVTPETGYWTLYYEEYGLLFSDDPDVRLPLRAELQKVGVFVDYDEGLVSFYDVEARVHIYSATGCTFSEPLCPILCPSLYDYKGNNSAPLIISPVNQTD from the coding sequence atggcctctgcaatcacttcctggtctgaggagaacttttcatgttccatctgtctggatgtgttatgcagtccagtttccacaccatgtggacacaacttctgcagaacctgtattacaaagtactgggatgaacaagtcaagtacaaatgtcctgtttgcaacaaGCTTTTCGACACAAGACCTGATCTACAGGTCAATACCCTCTTATCAGAGATGGTTGATCGGTTTGGAACATCCGTAAGAGTAAGAGAGCAGCCTTATGTTGAACCAGctgaagttccctgtgacgtttgtactgggacccagctgaaggctgtgaagtcctgcctggAGTGCTTTATGTCgttctgccaaacccacctggagccacatcagagagtcacagttttgaagaaacatcggctggccgagcctatggaccgtctggaagaccgGATGTGTAAGAtacacgaccgacttctggagctcttctgccagactgaacaggtgtgtgtgtgtcagttctgcacagggGGTGACCAcaggtcccatcctgttgtacctctaaaggaggaatatgaagtgaagatggcccagctggggaagatagaggctgaagtccagcagatgatccaggagagacaaaataatattcaggagattaaagacaaaataaaatgcagcaaagcagatgcagacagagagatagccgatggtgtgcaggtcatcactgctctgatgcgctgcattgaaaggtgccaggatgatctcaaccaaatggttaaagagagactgaaatccactgagaaacaagctgaagacctcatcaaagagttggagcaggaaatagaagatctgaccaatagaagctcagaggtgaagcagctctcacacactaaagaccacctacacttcctccaggccttcagatccctgaaggatcctccacccaccagggactggacgacggtggaggtccgtcctccatcATACGTAGGGatcttgaggagatccctggatcagctggaggagacactgagcaTGGAGATGATGAAGCTGCATGATACTGAACTGAAGAtagtccagcagtatgaagtagatgtgactctggatcctgatacagctcaaccccgtctcatcctgtctgaggatgggagaCAAGTACATGATGGATGTGTAGAGAGGAAACTCCtggacaaccctaagagatttacgaAGCAACTATGCGTTCtaacgaggcagagcttctcctcagggagattttactttgaggtcaaggttaaagacaagactggaTGGGGTTTAGGAGTGGTTAGAGAGTCCATCaacagaaacagtttcattatagtgacccctgagacgggttacTGGACTCTTTACTACGAAGAGTATGGGTTGTTATTTAGTGATGACCCtgatgtccgtctccctctgagagctgagctccagaaggtaggggtgtttgttgattatgatgagggtctggtctccttctatgatgtggaagccagggttcatatctactctgctactggctgcacctttagTGAGCCTCTCTGTCCAATCCTCTGTCCAAGTCTCTATGACTATAAAGGtaacaactctgcccccctgatcatctcacctgtcaatcaaacagactag
- the LOC130380460 gene encoding E3 ubiquitin-protein ligase TRIM39-like — protein sequence MASANTSWSEENFSCPICLDVFSCPVTTPCGHNFCRTCITKFWDEQVQFKCPVCNELFHTKPDLRVNILVSEMAAQFRMSVRVKEQPCVLPAEVPCDVCTGTQLKAVKSCLECFMSFCQTHLEPHQRVTVLKKHRLVEPMDRLEDRMCKIHNRHMELFCKTEQVCVCQFCTLTDHKSHPVVPLKEEYEVKTAQLGKIEAEVQQMIQERQNKIQEIKDTVKRSKADADREIADGVQVFTAVMRCIEKCQEDLNQMVEERLKSAEKQAEDLIKELEQEIEDLTDRSSEVKQLSNTKDHLHFLQTFRSLKDPPPRDWTTVEVCPRSYVGTLRRTLDQLEETLSMEMKKLRDAELKSVQQYEVDVTLDPDTAQPRLIVSEDGKQVHDGGVVKILPDNPNRFTKHIFVLTRQSFSSGRFYFEVQVKDKNGWCLGVARESINRIGDITETPEMGYWNILYNKDLSVFRDNPAVRLPLRAELQKVGVFVDYDEGLVSFYDVDARVHIYSATGCTFSEPLYPILCPLRHDYEGINSAPLIISPVNHTD from the coding sequence atggcctctgctaatACTTCCTGGTCCGAGGAGAACTTTTCAtgtcccatctgtctggatgtgttcagctgTCCAGTaaccacaccatgtggacacaacttctgcagaacctgtattacaaagttctgggatgaacaagtccagttcaaatgtcctgtttgcaacgAGCTTTTCCACACAAAACCTGATTTACGTGTCAATATCCTTGTATCAGAGATGGCAGCTCAGTTTAGAATGTCGGtacgagtaaaagagcagccttgtgttctaccagcagaagttccctgtgacgtctgtactgggacccagctgaaggctgtgaagtcctgcctagagTGTTTTATGTCgttctgccaaacccacctggagccacatcagagagtcacagtcttgaagaaacatcggctggtcgagcctatggaccgtctggaagacaggatgtgtaagataCACAACCGACATATGGAGCTCTTCTGCAAGACTgaacaggtttgtgtgtgtcagttctgcacattgacagaccacaagtcccatcctgttgtacctctaaaggaggaatatgaagtgaagacggcccagctggggaagatagaggctgaagttcagcagatgatccaggagagacaaaATAAAATTcaggagattaaagacacagttaAACGCAGCAAAGCAGATGCAGACAGAGAAATAGCTGATGGTGTGCAGGTCTTCACCGCTGTGAtgcgctgcattgaaaagtgccaggaGGATCTCAACCAAATGGTTGAAGAGAGACTGAAATCcgcagagaaacaagctgaagacctcatcaaagagctggagcaggaaatagaagatctgaccgatagaagctcagaggtgaagcaacTTTCAAacactaaagaccacctccacttcctccagaccttcagatccctgaaggatcctccacccagggactggacgacggtggaggtcTGTCCTcggtcatacgtagggaccttgaggagaaccctggatcagctggaggagacactgagcatggagatgaagaagctgcgtgatgctgaactgaagagtgtccagcagtatgaagtagatgtgactctagatcctgatacagctcagcCCAGGCTCATcgtgtctgaggatgggaaacaagtacatgatggaggtgtagtgaagatactcccagacaaccctaatAGATTTACAAAGCATATAtttgttctcacgaggcagagcttctcctcagggagattttattttgaggtccaggttaaagacaagaatGGATGGTGTTtgggagtggccagagagtcaaTCAACAGAATAGGTGATATTACAGAGACCCCTGAGATGGGTTACTGGAATATTTTATACAACAAGGATTTGTCGGTATTCAGAGATAACCctgctgtccgtctccctctgagagctgagctccagaaggtgggggtgtttgttgattatgatgagggtctggtctccttctatgatgtggacgccagggttcatatctactctgctactggctgcacctttagtgagcctctctatccaatcCTCTGCCCACTCCGCCATGATTATGAAGGTATCAACTccgcccccctgatcatctcacctgtcaatcatacCGACTAG
- the LOC130380457 gene encoding E3 ubiquitin-protein ligase TRIM39-like, whose protein sequence is MASAITSWSEENFSCSICLDVFSSPVSTPCGHNFCRTCISKFWDEQLQYKCPVCNELFHTRPDLRVNTLLSELATQIRTNLQVEEQPCVEPAEVPCDVCTGTQLKAVKSCLVCLISYCQTHLEPHQRVAGLKKHRLVEPIDHLEDRICMKHNQLLELFCQTEQVSVCQICTETDHKSHPVVPLKEEYEVKTAQLGKIEAEVPQMIWERKLKIKEIKDTVDMSKKDADREIADGGQVFIALIGCVEKCQDDFNQTVKEKLISTEKQAEDLIKELEQEIEDLTNRGSEVKQLSYIKDHLHFLEAFISLKNPPPTRDWKTMEVRPPSYVGTLRRSLDQLEETLNIEMKKLCNDAELKRVQQYEVDVTLDPDTAQPRLILSEDGKQVHDGGVVNKLPDNPNRFTQYIHVLTGQSFSSGSFYFEVQVKDKTAWCLGVARESIDRKGKIIVTPETGYWTLYHDKDGFVFRDKPAVRLPLRAELQKVGVFVDYDEGLVSFYDVEARVHNYSATGCTFSDSLYPILCPGYCYNGDKNSAPLIITPVNQTD, encoded by the coding sequence atggcctctgctatcacttcctggtctgaggagaacttttcatgttccatctgtctcgACGTTTTTAGCAgcccagtttccacaccatgtggacacaacttctgcagaacctgtatttcaaagttctgggatgaacaactccagtacaaatgtcctgtttgcaacgAGCTTTTCCACACTAGACCTGATCTACGGGTCAATACCCTCTTATCAGAGCTGGCTACTCAGATTAGAACAAATTTACAAGTAGAAGAGCAGCCCtgtgttgaaccagcagaagttccctgtgacgtctgtactgggacccagctgaaggccgtgaagtcctgcctagtatgtcttatctcttactgccaaacccacctggaaccgcatcagagagtcgcaggcctgaagaaacatcgaCTGGTCGAGCCTATTGACCATCTGGAAGACAGGATTTGTATGAAACACAATcaacttctggagctcttctgccagactgaacaggtgtctGTATGTCAGatctgcacagagacagaccacaagtcacatcctgttgtacctctaaaggaggaatatgaagtgaagacggcccagctggggaagatagaggctgaagttccgCAGATGATCTGGGAGAGAAAACTaaagattaaggagatcaaAGACACAGTAGACATGAGCAAGAaagatgcagacagagagatagctgatggtgggcaggtcttcattgctctgataggctgtgttgaaaagtgccaggatgaTTTCAACCAAACGGTTAAAGAGAAACTGatatccacagagaaacaagctgaagaccttatcaaagagctggagcaggaaatagaagatctgaccaatagaggCTCAGAGGTTAAGCAGCTCTCATACATTAAAGACCACCTTCACTTCCTCGAAGCCTTCATATCTCTGAAgaatcctccacccaccagggactggaagacgatggaggtccgtcctccatcatacgtagggaccttgaggagatccctggatcagctggaggagacactgaacattgagatgaagaagctgtgtaatgatgctgaactgaagagggtccagcagtatgaagtagatgtgactctggatcctgatacagctcaaccccgtctcatcctgtctgaggatgggaaacaagtacatgatggaggtgtagtgaataaactcccagacaaccctaatAGATTTACACAGTATATACATGTTCTTACggggcagagcttctcctcagggagcttttactttgaggtccaggttaaagacaagactgcatggtgtttaggagtggccagagagtccatcgacagaaaagGTAAGATCATAGTGACCCCTGAGACAGGATACTGGACCCTTTACCATGACAAGGATGGGTTTGTATTTAGAGATAAACCcgctgtccgtctccctctgagagccgagctccagaaggtgggggtgtttgttgattatgatgagggtctggtctccttctatgatgtggaagccagggttcataactactctgctactggctgcacctttagTGATTCTCTCTATCCAATCCTCTGTCCAGGTTACTGTTATAATGGAGATAAAAACTCTGCACCCCTGATCAtcacacctgtcaatcaaacagactag